Part of the Nerophis ophidion isolate RoL-2023_Sa linkage group LG11, RoL_Noph_v1.0, whole genome shotgun sequence genome is shown below.
AGTACACACCACAGTGTACAATGTATACATACTGATGTGTACCAACAGGAAGTAAGTACACACTCAAGTGTACAAAGTATACTTACTTAAGTGTACCAACAGGAAGTAAGTACACACTACAGTATATAAAGTATACTTAACTAAGTGTACCAACAGGAAAGTAAGTACATACTACAGTGTACTAAAtgtacttattgaagtgtaccAATAGGAAGTAAGTACACACTACAGTGTATAAAATATTCTTACCTAAGTGTACTAACAGAAAGTAAGTACACACTACAGTGTACAATGTATACATACTGATGTGTACCAACAGGAAGTAAGTACACACTTAAGCGTACAAAGTATACTTACTTAAGTGTACCAACAGGGAGTAAGTACACACTACAGTGTATAAAGTATACTTACCTAAGTGTACCAACAGGAAAGTAAGTACACACTACAGTGTACAAAAtgtacttattgaagtgtaccAATAGGAAGTAAGTACACACTACAGTGTATAAAATATACTTACCTAAGTGTATCAACAGAAAGTAAGTACACACTACAGTGTACAATGTATACATACTGATGTGTACCAACAAGAAGTAAGTACACACTAAAGCGTACAAAGTATACTTACTTAAGTGTACCAACAGGAAAGTAAGTACACACTACAGTGTACAATGTATACATACTGATGTGTACCAACAGGAAGTAAGTACACACTAAAGCGTACAAAGTATACTTACTTAAGTGTACCAACAGGGAGTAAGTACACACTACAGTGTGTAAAGTATACTTACCTAAGTGTACCAACAGGAAAGTAAGTACACACTACAGTGTACAAAAtgtacttattgaagtgtaccAATAGGAAGTAAGTACACACTACAGTGTATAAAATATACTTACCTAAGTGTATCAACAGAAAGTAAGTACACACTACAGTGTACAATGTATACATACTGATGTGTACCAACAAGAAGTAAGTACACACTAAAGCGTACAAAGTATACTTACTTAAGTGTACCAACAGGAAAGTAAGTACACACTACAGTGTACAAAAtgtacttattgaagtgtaccAATAGGAAGTAAGTACACACTACAGTGTATAAAATATACTTACCTAAGTGTACCAACAGAAAGTAAGTACACACTACAGTGTACAATGATGTGTACCAACAGGAACTAAGTACACACTCAAGCGTACAAAGTATACTTACTTAAGTGTACCAAAAGGAAGTAAGTCCATACTTACCTAAGTGTACCAACAGTAAAGTAAGTACACACTACAGTGTACAAAATGTACCTATTGAAGTGTACCAATAGGAAGTAAATACACACTACAGTGTATAAAGTATATTTACCTAAGTGTACCAACAGAAAGTAAGTACAGTCTACAGTGTACAATGTATACGTACTGATGTGTACCATTAGGAAGTAAGTACACACTAGAGTGTACAAAGTATACTTACTGAAGTGTCCCAACAGGAAGTAATTACACACTACAGTGCACAAAGTATACTTAAGTGTACCAACAGAAAGCAAGTACACACCACAGTGTACAAAATGTACTTCCTTAAGTGTACCAACAGGAAGTAAGTACACACTACAGTGTACAAAGTATCCTTACTGAAGTGTACCAACAGGACGTGAATACATACTACACTGTTGAACTTGTACTCATTAAAGTGTACCAACAGGAAGTACGTACACACTCCAATGTACAAAGTATCCTTACTAAAGTGTACCAACAGAAAATGAGTACACACTACCGTGTACAAAATGCACTTATTGAAGTGTACCAACAGAAAGTAAGAACACACTACAGTGTACAAAATATACTATTGAAGTGTACCAACAGGAAGTAAGTACACACTACAGTATACAAAATATACTATTGAAGTGTACCAACAGGAAGTAAGTACACACTACAGTATACAAAATATACTATTTAAGGGTACCAACAGGAAGTATATACTACAGTCAACAAAATGTACTTGTTGAAGTGTACCAACCGGAAGTAAGTACACACCACACAGTACAAAATATACTTCCTTAAGTGTACCAACAGAATAAGTACACACTACAGTGTGCAAAATATGCTTATCGAAGTGTACCAACAAGAAGTAAGTACACACTACTATTTCAGCGGACATACCACAAGACGGTGAGTCAGAGCTGACAGAAAGAGACAAACCGCTGATTGAGTGGCACAGAGCTCCTTGGAATTGTCAAAACCAAAGCATAGGTGATTGTAGAATCCGAATGGAGCTTTTTTAAGCATAAAACTCAACCTTGTTTTTAAGACCGGCAATGTAGAAAAAGGAGTTGGCGAACATGTCCTCCTTTTGTTGATACAACCCGAAATGATGGAATCTGCAGACTTGGAGGATGTCCATTCAGTTGTTCCTGTCCCGTTCTGGTGAGCGTTGTGACCCCAAAGTGTAGATGACAGCAAAAGTATGTCTAATGACTAAACACGAGCTATAGTGCAGCTGGGAAGTGCACCAGAAGCTATGGAGGACCAAAGTTAAACAGAACACAAGCATACTAAACAGACTACAAAGTACGGTGACCCAGAACTGAAAGAAGGAACCAGGTGGTACTAAATGGAACTAATTAACCATGAGGAACAGGTGGGCTGGAAGGACGAGGAACAGAGACTTCAAAACACAGAGACCAAACAAGAaattctgacaaaataagagtACCGGGACAGGCAGTGGTTCTGAACACAGGAAAATGGCAAACAGTCCAAACTGTCATGTGGCGTCATGACAGAACGTTCCTCTCACATAAAAGATTCCAGACGCTATAAGGCAGTTCCAGATGAAACAGAGAAGGTCCAATATCAAGGCCGGGTGGAGGGAGGAATGGCGGCGGGCCGTCCAACTGCCACAAATGGCCAGTCCATGCCATGTGTCTTTGCACCGAGCGGGGAAGAGCCAGCTGGACCACCGGCAGTTAGCGGAGAAGAAAATGAGCAGCGCAAACGAACACCCCGCCCAGGTCTTGGGTCTTTCTGCTCTTAGCGTTGTGGACTCATGCAATTACTGCGTGCGTCTCTGCTGCTGACGAGGAAAGGCGAGCGTTGGGTGCGCATCTTTTCTGCCTGTGTGGAGGTTGGGCGCAGGGGCCACTCTTTGGAGGGATGGCTTAGAGGTCGACTGCTGCACGGGCGCCTAAGTGGCCAGCGTAGTGGTTGAGTGCGGGCCGCTCTCGTCAGAAAAAGCTGCAATGACATAAGGGGATGAAGTATCAGCGACGACTCCGCCGGGAGAGAGAGAGGTGGCAACAATGCAGGAGAAAAAACAAATGACGACCCCGCTGGGGGATAGACAGGTGGCGGTTCGCCAGGACAGGATGGAACGGGGGCGGCATCGTGGACGACCTCACCGAAGAAGTAGTAAGTAATAGTAGAGAGGTCCCACATAAGGTCATCCAAGCAGGGAGGCATGGTACCACATCATTGGAGCAGGAAGTAGCTCTGCCTCCATAGTTGCTCATGGCTCCCCCTCAAGGTACGGATTCCAGACGTCCCCAAAGAGGTCAACAGATGGCAGGGATGGGTGTGAAGAAGCTTGGACAGGAACTTGAGAAGAAGTTGGAGAACGTATAATGTCATCCAAGCAGGGAGGCATGGTACCACATCACTGGAGCAGGAAGTAGCTCTGCCTCCACTGTTGCTCATGGCTCCCCCTCAAGGTACGGATCCCAGACGTCCCCAAAGATGTCAACAGATGGCAGGGATGGGTGTGAAGAAGCTTGGACAGGAACTTGAGGAGAAGTTGGAGAACGTATCCATGTACCGATCAAGGCAAAAAGTTTGTCGGTAGAATTTCCCACAGGGTCACTTGTTGGCTGGATCATTCTGTCATGTTGGGGGCACAGGAAAtagacaaaacaagagcaccaggaaGGGAAGTGATTCTACACATAGGAAAATAACAAACGTAATCCAAACTGTCATGTGGCATCATGACAGAATGTTCCTCTCACATAATGGATTCCAGACACTATAAGGCAGTTCCAGATGAAACAGAAAAGGTCCAACTTCAAGGCCAGGTGAAGTGAGGACTGGCGGTGGGTCCTCCAACTGCCACAAATGGCCAATCCAGGCCATGTGTCTTTGCAGCCAGCGGGGAAGAGCCAGTTGGACCACTGGCAGTTAGCGGAGAGGAGgatgagcagagcagcatgaatgCTCCAGCATCAGCAGAGGTCCACGCCAAGGTCTCGGGTCTTTCTGCTCTTGGCGCAGTGGACTCTTGCAATTAGTGTGCCTGTCTCTGCTGCTGAGGAGGAAAGGTGAGCGTTGGGTTGGCATCTTTTCTGCCTGTGTGGAGGTTGGGCGCAGGGGCCACTCTTTGGAGGGACGGCTTAGAGGTCGACTGCTGCACGGGCGCATAGGTAAACAGCGTAGTGGTTGAGTGCGGGCTGCTGTAGTTTGGAGACTCTGCCGGGAGATAGAGTGGTGGCAACAACGCAGGAGGAAAATCAGGTGACGATAGACACGTGGCGGTTCACCAGGACAGGACGGAATGGGGGCGGCATCGTGGACGACCTCACCAAAGCAGGAGTGAGTAATAGTAAAGAGGTCCCGTATGAGGTAATCCAAGCTGGGAGGCATGGTAGCAGTTTTGCGGACCACATCACTGGAGCAGGAAGTTGCTCTGCCTCCACAGTTGCTCATGGCTCCCCCTCAAGGTACGGATCCCAGACGTCCCCAAAAAGTACAACAGATGACAGGGGTGGGTGCGAAGGAGCTTGCAGAGGAACCTCGGGAGAAGTTGAAAAACGCAGCCATGTGCCAATCAAGGCAAAAAGTTTGTCTGTAGAAGTCCCCACAGGGTCACTTGTTGGCTGTATCATTCTGTCATGTTGGTTCACTTGTTGGCTGGATCATTCTGTCATGTTGGGAGCACAGgaaatactgacaaaaaaagagcACCAAGACAGGAAGGGAAGTATTTACCaatgtttaccttttatttacctttttttacttGACATTTGATtatatgagaatcagcacctccaagtctgagtccatggttctcgcccggaaaagggtagagtgccatctccgggttggggaggagaccctgccccaagtggaggagttcaagtacctcgtagtattgttcacgagtgaggaaagagtggatggtgagatcgacaggtggatcggtgcggcgtcttcagtaatgcggacgctgtatcgatccgttgtggtgaagaaggagctgagccggaaggcaaagctctcaatttaccggtcgatctaagttcccatcctcacctatggtcatgagctttgggttatgaccgaaagggcaagatcacggttacaagcggccgaaatgagtttcctccgccgggtggcggggctctcccttagagatagggtgagaagctcaaagtaaagccgctgatcctccacatgaagaggagccagatgaagtggttcggacatctggtcaggatgccacccaaacgcctccctagggaggtgtttagggcacgtccaaccagtaggagtacacggggaagacccaggacacgttgggaagactatgtctcccggctggcccgagaacgcctcgggatcccccggggggagctggacgaagtggctggggagaggaaagtcttggcttccctgcttaggctgctgcccccgcgacccgacctcggataagcggaataagatggatggatggatacttgatAGTTACCTTATTTTGACTTCtcttaactttattttattttgtattttactttGTATTTACCCTATGTTGCCTTTTATTAAATTCCCCTTCTATTAccttttaacattttttacaaCTTTCgacatttatttaccttcttCAACCATCCTATCCACCTAGTATTGACTGTATTTTACCCTTTATTTATATTCGCTTTACCTTTTTTTAAGCTTCATTTACCATcttttttaaaccttttatttactgtattttcacttttatataccttttttaaacctttttcttaccttttatttatcttcCCTTTCTTgactattttttcttttttttttaacttgttttaccttctctttaccttttttttaaccttttattaAACTTCATTTACCTTCTTGTACTCCCTTTTTTTCCGTTTTTGTTACCTTATATTCTACATTTCATTTACCTTGTTTTTTGCTCGATATTTAGCGGATTTTTGACTTCTGTTCACTTTctttttaccttctattttaCATTGTGTTGCCTTTTGTTAAAttcaccttcttttaccttctctTGACCTTTTAAAACAATGTTTAACCTTCTTTAACCATCCATTTCAACTctgctgaaggaatcaataaagtacaatcgattttaccttttatttaccttttgttAACCTTTTATTAAGCTTCATTTGCcttcttttttaccttttatttactgtattttaactataatacatctttttttaaaccgttttaaaccttttttaaccttttatttatcttttacTACCCTTTCttcactatttttttcttttttgaccttcctttttttcaaacttattttaccttcctttacatttttttaaacctttttattAAGCTTCATTTAcctaactattttttttatactttatttactgtattttaacttttatatgccattttttaacctttttaaaaccttttttgtttaccttttatttatcttctACTACCCTTTCttgattattttttcttttttcaccttcctttttatttattttaccttctCTTTACCTATTTTAACCTTTTATTAAGCTTCATTTACCTTCCTTTTTCcttttatttactgtatttttaacCTTTAAACCTTCTCTATAGCTTTTATTTAAACTTTTCTCATCTTAGTTGACTTTCTGTTCACCTTTTTGTGACTTAATTACCCTAAAAACTATTTACTGTGGTATACCTTTTATTCACCCTATTGTACCTTTTTAATATCTATttaccatttttttgttttaaccttATTTTACAAGATTAGTTACTTTGACCATCTTTGAGAGAAGTGCATGTATAAAATGGAGTGTTGCAACATTACGGATGCAAAGTCTTCTGGTGCTTGCAGtcggtgaagaagaagaagtcatGGGAATCTTTCCAGTCGTCCTCCTGCTCTGTGGTCTCCATGGTAACGCTGCCAAACAGCACACAATCAATTATGTTGCACTcatccactttttttttcttctgcttCCACAGCTGGAGTTCAGACTCAGGACAGCGGTAACAAGTTCCTTCTTCTGCCCTCACGCATAACTTCTAATGTTCCATGTTCTATCAAACTTCTAATGTTCTGTTTCTTCTAAACTTCTAATGTTCTAATGAACTTCTAAGGTTATAAGTTTCTTCAAAACTTCTGTTTTAAGTTTCTTCTAAAGTTCTAATGTCTATGCACTATTACACTTCTAACGTCTCTGTTTCTTCTCAACTTCTAATGGTCTATGTTGCTTTAAACTTCTGTTCTTTGTGCTATGTTGCTTTAAACTTTGATTGTGCTATGTTCTATAAACTTGTTTTATGTTATATGTTGCTTTTAAGTTTCTAATGTACTATGTTGCTTTAAACTTATAATGTCCTATGTTCTATCAAACCGCTATGTTCTATTAAACTTCTAATGTTCATTGTACTTTAAACATGTAATGTTTTATGTTGTTACTAAACTGCTATTCATCATGTTCTATGTAGCTTTAAACCTCTAATGTACTACAATGCTTAAAACTTGCTTCTAAACTTCTAATGTTCTATGATGCTTTGAACTTCTAATGTACTATATTGCTCCTTAAATTCTAATGTTCTATGTTGCTTTAAACTTCTAACGTCCTATGTTGCTTTAAACTTCTAATGTTCTACGTTCTATTAAACCACTAATGTTCTTTGCACTATGTTGCTTTAAACTTGTATTGTTCTATGTTGTTACTAAACTGCTAGTCATCATGTTCCATGTAGCTTTAAACCTATAATGTACTATAATGCTTTAAACTTCTGATCTATGTTGCGTCTAAACTTCTAATGGTCTATGTTGCTTCTAAACTTCTACTATGTTGCTTCTAAATTTCTAATGTTCTATGTTGCTTTGAACTTCTAATGTACTATATTGCTCCTTAAATTCTATTGGTCTATGTTGCGTGTATACTTCTGTCCTATGTTGCTTTAAACTTCTAATGTCCTATGTTGTTTTAAACTTCTAATGTTCTATGTTCTATTAAACTTCTGTCTTTGTACTATGTTGCTTTAACTTGTATTGTTCTATGTTGTTACTAAACTGCTAGTCATCATGTCCTATGTTGCTTTAAACCTCTAATGTACTACAATGCTTTTAACTTCTGATCTATGTAGCTTCTAAACTCTTAATGGTCTATGTTGCTTCTAAACTTCTAATGTTCTATGTTGCTATGAGCTTCTAATGTACTATATTGCTCCTTAAATTCTGATGTTCTAAGTTGCTTGTAAACTTCTGTACTATGTTGCTTCTAAACTTCTAGTGTTCTATTTTGCGTTAAACTTCTAATGTCCTATGTTGCTTCTAACCTTCTAATGTCCTATGTTGCTTTAAACTTCTCGTGATCTATGTTGCTTTAAACTTCTAATGTACTATATTGCTCTTAAAATTCGAATGTCCTATGTTGCTTCTAAACTTCTGTCCTATGTTGCTTAAAACTTATGTCCTATGTTGCTTCCAAACTTCTAATAATCTATGTTGTTTCTAAACTCCTAATGTACTATGTTGCTTTAAACTTTTAATGTTCTATGTTGCTTTAGACTTCAGTTCTTTATTCTATGTTGCTTTAAACTCATAGTGGTGTATGTTGCTTCTAAACTTCTAATGATCTATGTTGCTTCTAAACTTCTAGTCTTAATGTTCTATGTTTACCTTCTGTCTGCAGAGATCACTCCGCCTCCTGCTGGAAACCTGCCAGCCGGTAGGTAGACCAACGCTGCGTGCCGTGGTCCTTTTCATCTGGCATTAGAGTGTGTGGgggtgtgttctggcaatgctgacttaatggggacatcgctctgtttacacctttaggggacctctgacggtatgggcacaaaaaaaaaaaaaaaacaggtccctttTATAAAGGGaaatctttttaaatgatagtcggatccagtctgtattctgaggatcatgtcatatttaatttgaaatttttctttttttaaaaggtcctcagtagtcacgaacaaatgtgtgtgaattatgcaaaattaattgaatttggtccccatgaaccatattaactatttttccccagggtccccagtaagattgatcagcacattacttcatcaatccagagatttaaagacgtgcatgagctaactggccagtggccattttcctcatttttttatgccgccacaacctgtagaaagggtggtccccacaagtcatgaacaaacactttgtccccattccaaatgataactactgtgtgtgtgtgtgtgtgtgtatcaatccagagatttaaagatttGTATGAGCTAACTGAGCAGTGGCCATtttcctcatttttttatgccgccacaacctgtagaaagggtggtccccacaagtcatgaacagacacttggtccccattccaaatgataaccactgtgtgtgtgtgtgtgtgtgtgtgtgtgtgtgtgagtgtgtgtgtgtgtgtgtatcaatccagagatttaaagatatgcatgagctaactggccagtggccattttacctagtTTGTTTTAATGcccccacaacctgtagaaagggtggtccccacaagtcatgaacaaacatctggtccccattccaaatgataaccactgtgtgtgtgtgtgtgcgtgtgtgtgtgtgtgtgtgtgcagactgCAGGGAGGAGATGTATCCTTGCACCAGGATGTACTCGGTGCATCGGCCCATCAAGAGGTGCATCGGGGGGCTGTGCCTCTACAGGTGACTCTTAACATGATTGAAGCATGAAAATTCATGAGAATTCACTTCTTCATGTTCACACCAGCCAGCCAAGAAAAACACTAAATGTTTGTCAAAATGAGAAAATAATCACGCAATTCCTAAGTTTGCCACTGGAGGGCGGTTTAGTTCCAATGAATTCATCATTCCATGGAAATTTGTgaatgccaacttttttttttcttttagatcaggggtgtcactcgtttttattgagggccacttaGCAATTCTGGCCGCACTCAGaaggccactttaatgatgtgtCGGAGGAAgtgaaatgatgtggcaggcaatTTTAATGACGAGGCAGGTTTTAATGGTATGGCAGCACACTTTAGAGGTGGCAGGCTTTAATGGTATGGCAGGCCAAa
Proteins encoded:
- the mfap5 gene encoding microfibril associated protein 5 produces the protein MGIFPVVLLLCGLHAGVQTQDSEITPPPAGNLPADCREEMYPCTRMYSVHRPIKRCIGGLCLYSLPRVYVINKEICSRTVCRHDEDVRAEICRELSGWPRRVQRSPGGKRCRHRRGDLKTWA